One Phycisphaera mikurensis NBRC 102666 DNA window includes the following coding sequences:
- a CDS encoding glycosyltransferase family 2 protein, translated as MPRPAPLPRVAAVLVLRNEERFLREHLAWHRAVGVERFYAFLDRCTDATAQIVAGADDVEVRERDRGEEHAWMSAYQTERMDEALALAAADGFDWLLHVDADEFARGGGPGGDPAERDALPRLCARADRWASRLRTRGRRVDQVILRPSEAVPERGAVPGSWAERAWFQDGGALERDVLDPADGRVRRLDHLIGASRGKSLVRIVAGARAASAHHWTAADGSPLATRRDGLHHHYVVTDAAHWREKYRKFAEYPDHWQKGNAVQFPKQAWKEASTRLSDDEAAAYFERWVAADPALLVEGPHLVHDPTIRDFVRGLGLPPLRPAAA; from the coding sequence GTGCCCCGCCCCGCTCCCCTGCCACGCGTCGCGGCCGTGCTCGTGCTCCGCAACGAGGAGCGGTTCCTCCGCGAGCACCTCGCCTGGCACCGCGCGGTCGGCGTCGAACGCTTCTACGCGTTCCTGGACCGCTGCACCGACGCCACGGCGCAGATCGTCGCGGGAGCCGACGACGTGGAGGTCCGCGAGCGGGACCGCGGCGAGGAGCACGCCTGGATGAGCGCCTACCAGACCGAGCGGATGGACGAGGCGTTGGCGCTCGCCGCCGCCGACGGCTTCGACTGGCTGCTGCACGTCGACGCCGACGAGTTCGCCCGCGGCGGGGGGCCGGGCGGCGACCCCGCCGAGCGGGACGCGCTCCCGCGGCTGTGCGCGCGGGCGGACCGGTGGGCGAGCCGGCTGCGCACCCGCGGCCGGCGGGTCGACCAGGTGATCCTGCGGCCGTCCGAGGCGGTGCCCGAGCGGGGCGCGGTTCCGGGCTCGTGGGCCGAGCGGGCGTGGTTCCAGGACGGCGGGGCCCTCGAGCGGGACGTGCTCGACCCCGCCGACGGGCGGGTCCGCCGGCTCGACCACCTCATCGGCGCCAGCCGCGGGAAGAGCCTGGTCCGCATCGTGGCCGGCGCCCGCGCCGCCAGCGCCCACCACTGGACCGCCGCCGACGGCTCGCCGCTGGCGACCCGCCGCGACGGCCTGCACCACCACTACGTCGTGACCGACGCCGCCCACTGGCGGGAGAAGTACCGCAAGTTCGCCGAGTACCCCGACCACTGGCAGAAGGGCAACGCCGTGCAGTTCCCCAAGCAGGCCTGGAAGGAGGCGAGCACGCGGCTGAGCGACGACGAGGCCGCGGCCTATTTCGAGCGTTGGGTCGCGGCCGATCCGGCCCTCCTGGTCGAGGGTCCGCACCTCGTGCACGACCCCACGATCCGCGACTTCGTGCGCGGGCTCGGCCTCCCGCCGCTGCGCCCAGCCGCCGCCTGA
- a CDS encoding acylneuraminate cytidylyltransferase family protein: MPVRAGSRRLKNKNIAPFGGTNLLLYKIAQLQRVKAIDRIVVSSDSDAMLEMAANAGAATHRRALEYCDEKTRSFGEVVRHIAESVEGEHVLWATCTSPLVFPTAYARAFSAYEQALAEGYDSLMSVYTFRRYLWNAEGPLNYELGLKHVPSQQLPPLQFVTDGILIAPRQRMIEWSYFHGPNPHRFEVTKREAVDIDDTHDLLEARALLDTDPSVMERDPYFT, encoded by the coding sequence ATCCCCGTCCGCGCCGGCAGCCGCCGCCTCAAGAACAAGAACATCGCGCCCTTCGGCGGCACGAACCTCCTGCTCTACAAGATCGCCCAGCTGCAGCGGGTCAAGGCCATCGACCGCATCGTCGTCTCCTCCGACTCCGACGCGATGCTCGAGATGGCCGCCAACGCGGGCGCCGCCACCCACCGGCGGGCGCTGGAGTACTGCGACGAGAAGACCCGCAGCTTCGGCGAGGTCGTCCGCCACATCGCCGAGAGCGTCGAGGGCGAGCACGTGCTCTGGGCCACCTGCACCTCGCCGCTCGTGTTCCCGACCGCCTACGCCCGGGCCTTCTCCGCCTACGAGCAGGCGCTCGCCGAGGGTTACGACTCGCTGATGTCGGTCTACACCTTCCGCCGCTACCTCTGGAACGCGGAGGGCCCGCTCAACTACGAGCTGGGCCTCAAGCACGTGCCCTCGCAGCAGCTCCCGCCGCTGCAGTTCGTGACCGACGGCATCCTGATCGCGCCGCGTCAGCGGATGATCGAGTGGTCCTACTTCCACGGCCCCAACCCGCACCGCTTCGAGGTCACCAAGCGGGAGGCCGTCGACATCGACGACACCCACGACCTGCTGGAGGCCCGCGCCCTGCTCGACACCGACCCCTCGGTGATGGAACGCGACCCGTACTTCACGTAG
- a CDS encoding glycosyltransferase family 4 protein, whose protein sequence is MRICLFTPTFYPHVGGAELDADLIARGLVARGHRVTVLTQKLKAGPPPADLPYPVAFYRRLFKQHRLPAAPALALHRLHKRERFDAVLAFYSYPCGYAAVRWGRRERRRGRERPGIVLSPRGGDLYPRFHGLKKRGVPEVIAKGYRAADRIVSISAWISDRLREVCAPHDTPPTTVVFNGLDLDAWDAEAAEARKLAPVIDGPFVLHLARVAPVKRQDLAVDAVTELADAFRARGLRYVIVGEGELLGPLRSTVAERGLQDVLSLPGTIGGLEKSWLFHHARFFSSTSREEGLGNVTLEAMASGLPMLASDIGPHRELIGEDPATSWGRLWKSEDLPSCVAALRAMLDEDLGVLRERALRERTRYTRAAMIDGYEAALEAAVEDAAGAPR, encoded by the coding sequence GTGCGGATCTGCCTGTTCACCCCCACCTTCTATCCGCACGTCGGCGGCGCCGAGCTCGACGCCGACCTCATCGCCCGCGGCCTCGTCGCCCGCGGCCACCGCGTCACGGTGCTGACGCAGAAGCTGAAGGCCGGCCCGCCGCCGGCCGACCTCCCGTACCCGGTGGCCTTCTACCGGCGGCTCTTCAAGCAGCACCGCCTGCCCGCTGCGCCCGCGCTCGCCCTGCACCGCCTGCACAAGCGGGAGCGATTCGACGCGGTGCTGGCCTTCTACAGCTACCCCTGCGGCTACGCGGCGGTGCGGTGGGGCCGCCGCGAGCGGCGGCGCGGCCGCGAGCGGCCCGGGATCGTGCTCTCGCCGCGCGGCGGCGACCTATACCCCCGCTTCCACGGGCTCAAGAAGCGGGGCGTGCCGGAGGTGATCGCCAAGGGATACCGCGCCGCCGACCGCATCGTCAGCATCAGCGCGTGGATCAGCGACCGCCTGCGGGAGGTCTGCGCCCCCCACGACACGCCGCCGACGACGGTGGTCTTCAACGGCCTCGACCTGGACGCCTGGGACGCGGAAGCGGCCGAGGCCCGGAAGCTCGCGCCGGTCATCGACGGCCCCTTCGTGCTCCACCTCGCCCGCGTCGCGCCCGTCAAGCGGCAGGACCTCGCCGTGGACGCGGTGACCGAGCTGGCCGACGCGTTCCGCGCCCGCGGGCTCCGGTACGTCATCGTCGGCGAGGGCGAGCTGCTCGGGCCGCTGCGGAGCACCGTCGCCGAGCGCGGCCTCCAGGACGTCCTCTCGCTGCCCGGCACGATCGGCGGGCTCGAGAAGAGCTGGCTCTTCCACCACGCACGCTTCTTCTCGTCCACCTCCCGCGAAGAAGGGCTGGGCAACGTCACGCTCGAGGCCATGGCCAGCGGGCTGCCCATGCTCGCCAGCGACATCGGCCCGCACCGCGAGCTCATCGGCGAGGATCCCGCCACCTCCTGGGGCCGCCTCTGGAAGAGCGAGGATCTCCCCTCCTGCGTGGCCGCCCTGCGGGCGATGCTCGACGAGGACCTTGGCGTGCTGCGCGAGCGGGCCCTGCGGGAGCGGACCCGGTACACCCGGGCGGCGATGATCGACGGCTACGAGGCGGCGCTGGAAGCGGCCGTGGAGGACGCGGCGGGGGCTCCGCGGTGA
- a CDS encoding glycosyltransferase family protein — translation MKFIYTLVDEAAGRYSDQTAASVAFLRHLHPAATIDLWADPPTERALRDADHPLAAAVDALHAVDTGMASAPLRSRWLRTSLARLVDGPFLTLDGDTLCVQPLGEIFETAEPFAAASDCRAADPALAVNRKARAMSDAMGWPPAPRYFNGGVLYFDGSRRAAELGAAWHRHWLAFAVERGVAHLDQPALNHAIQETGVPVRVLPRPFNAMFHERPAHLRDARLWHLFTSVHPDAAEAETVFGEAARLARAGKLDAAAIQRVIDRRWPWTTDRSFRRRWAAGDRLAAFRTLLPVRGR, via the coding sequence GTGAAGTTCATCTACACCCTCGTCGACGAGGCCGCCGGCCGGTACAGCGACCAGACGGCCGCCTCGGTCGCGTTCCTCCGTCACCTGCACCCGGCGGCGACGATCGACCTCTGGGCGGATCCACCGACCGAGCGGGCGCTGCGCGACGCGGACCACCCGCTCGCCGCAGCGGTCGACGCGCTCCACGCCGTCGACACCGGCATGGCCTCGGCCCCGCTTAGGAGCCGGTGGCTCCGCACCTCGCTCGCCCGGCTGGTCGACGGCCCCTTCCTGACCCTCGACGGCGACACGCTCTGCGTGCAGCCGCTCGGAGAGATCTTCGAGACCGCCGAGCCCTTCGCCGCCGCCAGCGACTGCCGCGCCGCCGATCCCGCCCTCGCCGTGAACCGCAAGGCCCGCGCGATGTCCGACGCGATGGGCTGGCCGCCGGCGCCGCGCTACTTCAACGGCGGCGTGCTCTACTTCGACGGCTCTCGGCGAGCCGCGGAGCTCGGCGCCGCCTGGCACCGCCACTGGCTCGCTTTCGCCGTCGAACGCGGCGTCGCCCACCTCGACCAGCCCGCGCTCAACCACGCGATCCAGGAAACCGGCGTTCCCGTCCGCGTCCTGCCCCGGCCCTTCAACGCCATGTTCCACGAGCGGCCGGCGCACCTGCGCGACGCCCGCCTCTGGCACCTGTTCACCAGCGTCCACCCCGACGCGGCCGAGGCCGAGACCGTCTTCGGCGAGGCCGCCCGCCTCGCCCGTGCGGGGAAGCTCGACGCCGCCGCGATCCAGCGGGTCATCGACCGGCGCTGGCCCTGGACCACCGACCGCTCCTTCCGCCGCCGCTGGGCCGCCGGCGACCGCCTCGCCGCCTTCCGCACGCTTCTGCCGGTCCGCGGCCGGTGA
- a CDS encoding ThuA domain-containing protein, translated as MSKILFIQGGWDGHHPAACAELFAGLLRDRGHEATVSDTLDTLTDADATEGLGLLVPVWTMGEISTEQWEAMDGLIRGGCGIAGFHGGMVDAFRANCDYQWMTGAQWVAHPGNEHLTYDVAVTDRAHPITRGLPASFTLGPTEQYYCHHDPGNRVLCTTTFDQAAGDPSLYRQGVVMPYAWTKTWGSGRVFCAAWGHTPADFDDPTAREIVLRGMEWASR; from the coding sequence ATGAGCAAGATCCTCTTCATCCAAGGCGGCTGGGACGGTCACCACCCCGCGGCCTGCGCCGAGCTCTTCGCCGGGCTGCTACGGGACCGGGGGCACGAAGCGACGGTCTCGGACACGCTCGACACGCTGACCGACGCGGACGCCACCGAGGGCCTCGGCCTGCTCGTGCCGGTCTGGACGATGGGCGAGATCTCCACGGAGCAGTGGGAAGCAATGGACGGGCTGATCCGCGGCGGATGCGGGATCGCCGGCTTCCACGGCGGCATGGTCGACGCGTTCCGGGCGAACTGCGACTACCAGTGGATGACCGGGGCCCAGTGGGTCGCCCACCCCGGCAACGAGCACCTGACCTACGACGTCGCGGTCACCGACCGCGCCCACCCGATCACGCGGGGGCTGCCGGCGTCGTTCACGCTCGGGCCGACCGAGCAGTACTACTGCCACCACGACCCCGGCAATCGCGTGCTGTGCACGACGACCTTCGACCAGGCCGCGGGGGACCCGAGCCTGTACCGCCAGGGCGTCGTGATGCCCTACGCGTGGACGAAGACCTGGGGCAGCGGCCGGGTGTTCTGCGCCGCTTGGGGGCACACCCCGGCGGACTTCGACGACCCCACCGCCCGCGAGATCGTGCTCCGCGGCATGGAGTGGGCGAGCCGGTAG
- a CDS encoding DUF2243 domain-containing protein, with protein sequence MSETGRRSAGSPAPPASARASARRSRRPLVIAGLPIGIGMGGFVDGILFHQILQLHNMLSAIRPPDTLVNVEINMVWDGLFHAGTWAFTAAGIFLLFRAGKAPDAAWSGRTLGGAVLAGFGLFNLIEGVIDHHLLGVHHVVERLGPSVYDWLFLASGVLLLAVGVWLVKTDRPAAA encoded by the coding sequence GTGAGCGAAACCGGCCGACGGTCCGCGGGCTCGCCCGCTCCGCCCGCGTCCGCCCGGGCCTCCGCCCGCCGGTCCCGCCGGCCGCTGGTGATCGCCGGCCTGCCGATCGGCATCGGCATGGGCGGCTTCGTCGACGGGATCCTCTTCCACCAGATCCTGCAGCTCCACAACATGCTCTCGGCGATCCGGCCGCCGGACACGCTGGTGAACGTGGAGATCAACATGGTTTGGGACGGCCTGTTCCACGCGGGAACCTGGGCCTTCACCGCCGCGGGCATTTTCCTCCTGTTCCGCGCGGGCAAGGCCCCCGACGCCGCCTGGTCCGGCCGCACGCTCGGCGGGGCGGTGCTCGCGGGCTTCGGCCTCTTCAACCTGATCGAGGGCGTGATTGACCACCACCTGCTCGGCGTGCACCACGTCGTCGAGCGGCTCGGCCCGAGCGTGTACGACTGGCTCTTCCTGGCCAGCGGGGTGCTGCTGCTCGCGGTGGGCGTCTGGCTCGTCAAGACCGACCGGCCCGCCGCCGCCTGA
- a CDS encoding DUF1207 domain-containing protein, which yields MRRRANRLVHLAAVAAAAGPAGAATAEAPAAASVAPAPPAAASTPEALAAADGPDRDNGWFPAGTLFRPFAADRRWPRFEAGLEHYEGSANLGNAYAVGLGGTLPFWRAESGDLEAGLQAGVFSTFDRDAPSLDLYNSDYVAAAYLSGLRGRTAYLVRVLHISTHLGDEFVLENPEVERENFSIERFGAFLSREFLPAEPLSLRAYAGLGVLIGEPKPTDWGHGRVQWGLEARHPAAGRVDLLVAADVQHEDARGFQPDLSVVAGLELPTGRRNTALQLLGTYYIGRSPNGQFWRDSVQIVGLKAGLAF from the coding sequence ATGAGAAGACGCGCGAACCGTCTGGTCCATCTGGCGGCCGTGGCCGCGGCGGCGGGCCCGGCGGGCGCCGCCACCGCCGAGGCTCCCGCGGCCGCTTCCGTGGCTCCCGCGCCGCCCGCCGCCGCGTCGACGCCGGAGGCCCTCGCCGCCGCCGACGGTCCGGACCGCGACAACGGGTGGTTCCCCGCCGGAACGCTCTTCCGCCCGTTCGCCGCCGACCGGCGGTGGCCCCGGTTCGAGGCGGGGCTGGAGCACTACGAGGGGTCCGCCAACCTCGGCAACGCCTACGCGGTGGGGCTTGGCGGCACCCTGCCTTTCTGGCGGGCGGAGTCGGGCGACCTGGAGGCGGGCCTGCAGGCGGGCGTCTTCTCCACCTTCGACCGGGACGCCCCGAGCCTCGACCTCTACAACAGCGACTACGTCGCCGCGGCCTACCTCTCGGGCCTCCGCGGCCGCACGGCGTACCTCGTCCGCGTCCTGCACATCAGCACCCACCTCGGCGACGAGTTCGTCCTCGAGAACCCGGAGGTCGAGCGCGAGAACTTCAGCATCGAGCGCTTCGGTGCCTTCCTCTCGCGGGAGTTTCTCCCCGCCGAGCCGCTGTCGCTGCGGGCCTACGCGGGGCTGGGCGTCCTCATCGGCGAGCCCAAGCCGACGGACTGGGGCCACGGCCGCGTGCAGTGGGGGCTGGAGGCCCGCCACCCCGCCGCCGGCAGGGTCGACCTGCTCGTCGCGGCCGACGTGCAGCACGAGGACGCGCGCGGCTTCCAGCCCGACCTCAGCGTCGTCGCCGGCCTCGAGCTGCCGACGGGCCGGCGCAACACCGCGCTGCAGCTCCTCGGGACGTACTACATCGGCCGCAGCCCCAACGGCCAATTCTGGCGCGACAGCGTCCAGATCGTCGGCCTCAAGGCGGGCCTCGCCTTCTAG
- a CDS encoding right-handed parallel beta-helix repeat-containing protein — protein sequence MLSARVRSGATRLLRIGAAVAAVAAAPVAAQPVSTVAGLRAAVAAASDGDVVELAAGDYTLASSLQIRSGVTLRGAGTGRTTLRAADGWRPAFGGSLDDGTNFRRLDPSAYLIDLGRGVSDGARIEGMTLTGANLHGAVAGVATDRLAFEDLEVRDFGWSGIRLFISNDSVFRGNAFHNAGGRAGGPGVKSGPTGGALNLTYLKTSEIANNRITRDPGSDNVFGVKGREFRDVDVHHNTIDTNFAIELPFENDERVTIRHNFLDGTVSLPKFGGGRENIGPEGSDSAFEIHHNVLTRAYSIEGTRNNLDVHHNLFSIDPDDDGGNLMSSFGGGFKGVVGGPVSFRDNLIDNPGRGIFWSDEPHDNFEFIRNHVRLDESEPNPFGTGLFGFRVSQDDGEGGRSETDFSTLTLADNLFEVLGGEDATRELFRNPQSFAARVENNDFDGITFTAAPENFDFAAFNPDTGAARGPSGPLVFHAGVGGEYAVDGFSFTLVPEPAAAALVLAPLLALRRRR from the coding sequence ATGCTCAGTGCTCGTGTTCGGTCGGGTGCGACGCGCCTCCTGCGGATCGGCGCCGCGGTCGCGGCGGTGGCCGCCGCTCCGGTCGCGGCGCAGCCGGTGAGCACGGTCGCCGGGCTGCGTGCGGCGGTGGCGGCGGCGTCCGACGGCGACGTCGTGGAGCTCGCCGCCGGCGACTACACGCTGGCGTCTTCGCTGCAGATCCGCTCGGGCGTGACGCTCCGCGGTGCGGGCACCGGGCGCACCACGCTGCGGGCGGCCGACGGCTGGCGGCCGGCCTTCGGCGGCAGCCTCGACGACGGAACCAACTTCCGGCGCCTGGATCCCTCCGCCTACCTCATCGACCTCGGCCGCGGCGTGAGCGATGGGGCGCGGATCGAGGGGATGACGCTCACGGGTGCGAACCTGCACGGGGCGGTGGCCGGCGTCGCCACCGACCGCTTGGCCTTTGAAGACCTGGAGGTCCGCGACTTCGGCTGGAGCGGGATCCGGCTGTTCATCTCCAACGACTCGGTCTTCCGCGGCAACGCCTTCCACAACGCCGGCGGCCGCGCGGGCGGGCCCGGGGTCAAGAGCGGTCCCACCGGCGGGGCGCTGAACCTCACGTACCTCAAGACCAGCGAGATCGCCAACAACCGCATCACCCGCGACCCCGGGAGCGACAACGTGTTCGGCGTGAAGGGGCGGGAGTTCCGCGACGTCGACGTCCACCACAACACGATCGACACGAACTTCGCGATCGAGCTGCCCTTCGAGAACGACGAGCGGGTCACGATCCGCCACAACTTCCTCGACGGCACGGTCAGCCTGCCCAAGTTCGGCGGCGGCCGCGAGAACATCGGCCCCGAGGGCTCCGACAGCGCCTTCGAGATCCACCACAACGTGCTGACGCGGGCCTACTCCATCGAGGGCACGCGCAACAACCTGGACGTGCACCACAACCTGTTCTCGATCGACCCCGACGACGACGGCGGCAACCTGATGTCCAGCTTCGGCGGCGGCTTCAAGGGCGTCGTCGGCGGGCCGGTGAGCTTCCGCGACAACCTCATCGACAACCCCGGCCGCGGCATTTTTTGGAGCGACGAGCCCCACGACAATTTCGAGTTCATCCGCAACCACGTGCGTCTCGACGAGAGCGAGCCCAACCCTTTCGGCACCGGCCTGTTCGGCTTCCGCGTGAGCCAGGACGACGGGGAGGGCGGCCGCTCCGAGACAGACTTCTCCACCCTCACCCTCGCCGACAACCTCTTCGAGGTTCTTGGTGGGGAGGACGCCACCCGCGAGCTGTTCCGCAATCCCCAGAGCTTCGCGGCCCGCGTCGAGAACAACGATTTCGACGGCATCACCTTCACCGCGGCCCCCGAAAACTTCGACTTCGCCGCCTTCAACCCCGACACCGGCGCCGCCCGCGGCCCAAGCGGCCCGCTGGTCTTCCACGCCGGGGTCGGCGGCGAGTACGCCGTCGACGGCTTCTCCTTCACGCTCGTGCCCGAGCCGGCCGCGGCCGCGCTCGTGCTCGCCCCGCTGCTGGCGCTGCGGCGACGCCGCTGA
- a CDS encoding DUF433 domain-containing protein gives MPAGVQITPNVCHGKPVIAGTRVLVSTVLGALAGGDPVQAVADDYGLTPEQVAAALAFAAELADVPTLAYDGAA, from the coding sequence ATGCCGGCCGGCGTCCAGATCACCCCGAACGTGTGCCACGGCAAGCCCGTCATCGCAGGCACCCGCGTGTTGGTGTCCACGGTGCTCGGTGCGCTCGCGGGCGGGGATCCGGTGCAGGCGGTGGCGGATGACTACGGGTTGACGCCGGAGCAGGTCGCCGCGGCGCTCGCATTCGCCGCAGAGCTCGCGGACGTGCCCACGCTGGCGTACGACGGGGCCGCGTGA
- a CDS encoding DUF5615 family PIN-like protein, whose protein sequence is MNFLLDENFPKAVRPALERAGHRVIDFREVGIRGSDDEAIMTLAAQEDAVVLTTDRDFFHTLGREPGHPGLVVVALKQPTREKILARLTWLIERVGEDHLRGRAIQLRDRAWQAYPPLDEG, encoded by the coding sequence GTGAACTTCCTGCTGGATGAGAACTTTCCGAAGGCGGTGCGTCCGGCTCTGGAGCGGGCGGGTCATCGCGTGATTGACTTCCGTGAGGTCGGCATCCGCGGGTCCGACGATGAAGCGATCATGACGCTCGCGGCGCAGGAGGACGCCGTTGTGCTCACGACGGACCGCGACTTCTTCCACACGCTCGGCCGGGAGCCCGGTCACCCAGGCCTCGTGGTGGTTGCGCTCAAGCAGCCGACGCGGGAAAAGATCCTCGCCCGCCTCACCTGGCTGATCGAGCGCGTCGGCGAAGACCACCTCCGCGGCCGTGCTATTCAGCTCCGCGACCGAGCGTGGCAGGCGTACCCGCCGCTGGACGAGGGATGA
- a CDS encoding type IIL restriction-modification enzyme MmeI — protein MTTPAPLAKAHTTLDRAVDACYRRQPFPDERRRFEHLFERYEALVAPLVEAGGGKAR, from the coding sequence ATGACCACCCCCGCCCCCCTTGCCAAAGCCCACACCACCCTCGACCGCGCCGTCGACGCCTGCTACCGCCGCCAACCCTTTCCCGACGAACGCCGCCGCTTCGAACACCTCTTCGAGCGGTACGAGGCCTTGGTGGCACCGCTGGTGGAGGCAGGAGGCGGAAAGGCACGATGA
- a CDS encoding N-6 DNA methylase, protein MTATLLSPNHKASGAFYTGEGVAAFLCRWAIRRADDRVVDPSFGGGVFLDAAARRIEHLGGDASACVHGVELDEDAHAAVLARSGAGVNRSRLRLGSFFDEPSLRAGGFDAVVGNPPFVRYQSFKGREREAARARAREAGVRLDGLCSSWAAFTVHGAACLAPGGRLGFVLPMELFHAAYALPVLRFLVDGFDRLDVITFRRRLFPELSQDCVLLLADGRSWNQQPGAAKVYHADLPDSDALDGLTCSRRVGSTPLPAEELATGKSRLISFLVSGHARELYQRLAGEADRDDGGARRTHRLRSLASAGIGYVSGNNGYFHLSPAEAAARGLPADRLLPVICKGRALRGLRFARSDWQNACEMGDAGFLFHAPGGLAGTNFDRPTMDYLQEGERLGVDQAYKCRVRHPWHAVPVSDPPDAFLTYMSGDTPRLVANTAAAVAPNNLHLVRLKPAATESGWTAERLAAAWRSSLTSLSVEIEGHGLGGGMLKLEPGEAARVLVAGPALRGVDLDSIDAAARASACDATAVVDRELLTPPEAATLAEAAASLRERRTRAGTPPR, encoded by the coding sequence GTGACAGCCACGCTGCTCTCGCCGAACCACAAGGCTTCCGGGGCTTTCTACACCGGCGAGGGCGTCGCCGCGTTTCTCTGTCGCTGGGCGATCCGCCGAGCGGACGATCGAGTGGTTGATCCCAGCTTCGGCGGCGGTGTCTTCCTCGACGCGGCGGCGCGGCGGATCGAGCACCTCGGCGGCGACGCATCCGCCTGCGTACACGGCGTCGAACTCGACGAGGACGCGCACGCGGCCGTGCTCGCCCGCTCAGGCGCGGGCGTGAATCGGAGTCGCCTGCGCCTTGGCAGCTTCTTCGACGAGCCATCGCTTCGTGCCGGCGGCTTCGACGCCGTCGTCGGCAACCCGCCCTTCGTCCGCTATCAGTCCTTCAAAGGTCGCGAGAGAGAAGCCGCCCGGGCTCGCGCTCGCGAGGCAGGGGTTCGGCTCGATGGTCTTTGCAGCTCTTGGGCCGCCTTCACCGTGCACGGCGCGGCTTGCCTCGCGCCCGGCGGGCGGCTGGGCTTCGTGCTCCCGATGGAGCTGTTCCACGCGGCCTACGCGTTGCCGGTGCTCCGCTTCCTCGTGGATGGGTTTGATCGGCTCGACGTGATTACCTTCCGTCGACGGCTCTTCCCGGAGTTGAGCCAGGACTGCGTTCTGCTGCTCGCGGACGGGCGGTCCTGGAACCAACAGCCGGGTGCGGCGAAGGTTTACCACGCCGATCTGCCCGACAGCGACGCCCTCGACGGCCTCACCTGCTCGCGACGCGTGGGTAGTACGCCGCTCCCCGCGGAAGAGTTGGCCACGGGGAAGAGCCGCCTGATCTCGTTCCTCGTCTCGGGGCACGCCCGTGAGCTCTATCAGCGGCTTGCGGGGGAAGCCGACCGAGACGATGGCGGGGCTCGCCGCACGCACCGCCTGCGCTCACTCGCTTCCGCTGGCATCGGCTACGTCAGCGGGAACAACGGGTACTTCCACCTCTCGCCCGCCGAAGCAGCCGCTCGCGGTCTGCCCGCCGACCGGCTCCTTCCGGTGATCTGCAAGGGGCGGGCGCTGCGGGGCCTGCGGTTTGCCCGAAGCGATTGGCAGAACGCGTGCGAAATGGGAGACGCCGGCTTCCTCTTTCACGCGCCGGGTGGACTCGCGGGCACCAACTTCGACCGGCCCACAATGGACTACCTGCAGGAAGGTGAGCGGCTGGGGGTCGATCAGGCGTACAAGTGCCGCGTCCGCCACCCGTGGCACGCCGTCCCGGTGAGCGATCCGCCGGACGCCTTCCTCACCTACATGAGCGGCGACACCCCGCGGCTCGTGGCGAACACCGCGGCCGCGGTGGCTCCCAACAATTTGCACCTCGTCCGCTTGAAGCCGGCGGCCACTGAATCCGGCTGGACCGCGGAACGGCTTGCCGCCGCGTGGCGTTCCTCGCTGACAAGCCTTTCCGTGGAGATTGAGGGCCATGGGCTCGGCGGGGGCATGCTGAAGCTCGAGCCCGGAGAAGCGGCGCGCGTGCTCGTCGCCGGCCCCGCCCTAAGAGGAGTCGACCTTGATTCCATTGACGCGGCCGCCCGAGCAAGCGCCTGCGACGCAACCGCCGTCGTCGACCGGGAGCTGCTCACGCCGCCTGAGGCTGCCACGCTCGCCGAAGCCGCAGCCTCGCTCCGCGAGCGACGCACCCGAGCAGGGACGCCCCCCCGATGA